The Naumovozyma dairenensis CBS 421 chromosome 3, complete genome genome has a window encoding:
- the UME6 gene encoding DNA-binding transcriptional regulator UME6 (similar to Saccharomyces cerevisiae UME6 (YDR207C); ancestral locus Anc_8.416): MVEDLSHNRDEISSVNNPKLGLAATAALLTTTDNDNSNNLKNSKRNSKGNNDKMDKDANTTEAQTNKTDITEISAATTTTTITTTDSGNIPMEEQQQLSHLPPPHSANLNSAGRSDENKIIGEPPNANGNIVPSLHHDSDNDNNQHHLDTQTQRQTRIEPKKTETGGTDNNTDIENGNINPSSEQESEQEPSIKQQSVPLTSIRPDSIQSTMSSDINNDDDNMTNNDTLLHPKLPSNLMHLPGSASSPASPTSSCLPSSSLYQYHYRQQQLLRSIDDRTYVPPGKIHLYNNSNSNINRINDFKTTFQYNNNRNISSFNNTNVIRSSSTLPTTIPMAIPMTIPMTNHPPLNNTNDSLHSSNNNKRLSINDCSPYFPASSSSRNSDLSLNNARFHNNNNNTNNNPSSNGRRFSLPIISRNNNNVITFTSDENNSGNREPNEFSDIFTRSSTGSILPYSRNSNIRSQSNNDNNPRNDIPSSAPYITNKNNQLPSIRTNDDDDTTNNNDENSNNAFVPPPPPKYINSKLDELRTRMLPDPKVVSKKDNLDLGTATATAAAVLSNMKSSPFRFQDRPYSHSSNNNAYSSRPHSSSFSNNGRGLTNPLNSIQQLQSQVKAHQNQQWPPLSNDNNNINHLQDDNETDNENAFSTEDEIESDDNGPIPPTFNNLNVPITSQVTWNKNGKRINRRVSAPEQLINKKLKKNNKSNKNENVIIFPPEVETATISGKLSIGSPSTTTTTTTKKAKKKQKKSKTSTNGNVLLELIPYKHKSKDTKNETIQDKSSTIKPKKKVKLKKESPTAGKSGQRSRSGCWICRLRKKKCTEERPTCQNCERLQLTCHYEEIKPDFVYDPELKKLKMEEIRIKTREAKRIAMRKNANSAKAKKDKLKSSSSPVLNFKRYNEDKIKNENENQNLQQQKQQQQHILNAPSEDNPNNNNVFEKNDFHPHFPILREIVNSNNNKTINAENSLQLPAFIKKEISTSFNTTKAAISPDIVNATTTTDTDNNTNTSLETNVTDIGETNYNEEKKTGQKNND, translated from the coding sequence ATGGTTGAAGATTTATCACATAATCGGGACGAGATCTCTTCGGTTAATAACCCAAAACTTGGATTAGCCGCCACCGCCGCTTTGCTCACTACCACCGATAACGATAACAGTAACAATCTTAAGAACAGTAAGAGGAACAGTAAAGGAAACAATGACAAGATGGATAAGGATGCAAATACTACTGAAGCTCAAACTAATAAGACTGATATAACTGAAATTAGTGCTGccaccaccaccactaCTATTACTACAACTGACTCTGGCAATATCCCCATGGaggaacaacaacaactttCTCATTTGCCGCCGCCGCACTCTGCAAATTTAAACAGCGCCGGCCGTTCTGACGAGAACAAAATCATCGGCGAGCCGCCCAACGCAAATGGAAACATTGTGCCGTCGTTACATCATGACAGTGACAATGACAATAATCAACATCACCTAGACACACAAACACAAAGACAAACACGAATAGAACCCAAAAAAACAGAAACAGGAGGTACAGATAACAATACTGATATTGAAAACGGCAACATTAACCCCTCGTCTGAACAAGAATCTGAACAAGAACCGTCCATAAAACAGCAATCCGTACCATTAACATCGATAAGACCTGATTCGATTCAAAGTACAATGTCTTCTGATATAAATaacgatgatgataacaTGACCAATAATGATACCTTGTTGCATCCTAAATTACCGTCCAATTTGATGCACCTTCCAGGTTCCGCATCATCTCCTGCTTCTCCAACTTCCTCTTGTTtaccatcttcttcattatatcaatatcaCTATAGGCAACAACAACTTTTAAGATCAATTGATGATAGAACATACGTACCACCGGGGaaaattcatctttataataattctaaCTCAAACATTAACAGAATAAATGACTTTAAAACAACCTtccaatataataataacaggaACATTTCTAGTTTTAATAATACGAATGTGATTAGATCTTCTTCAACGTTACCAACAACTATCCCAATGGCAATTCCCATGACAATACCAATGACTAACCATCCTCCATTGAATAATACCAATGATAGCCTTCatagtagtaataataataaaagattgAGTATAAATGATTGTTCTCCTTATTTCCCtgcatcttcatcttcaagaAACTCTGATCTTTCACTTAATAACGCGCGgtttcataataataataataatactaacaACAATCCTAGTAGCAATGGACGTAGATTCTCATTGCCAATAATATCTagaaataacaataatgtTATTACTTTCACTAGTGATGAAAACAATAGCGGTAATCGCGAACCGAATGAATTCAGTGACATTTTTACAAGATCTTCAACTGGTTCAATTTTACCCTATAGTCGCAATAGTAATATAAGATCtcaatcaaataatgataataaccCAAGAAATGATATACCTTCATCGGCACCATATATTaccaataaaaataatcaattacCTTCAATAAGgacaaatgatgatgatgatactacgaataataatgatgaaaatagtAACAATGCTTTTGTCCCACCTCCTCCaccaaaatatattaactCTAAGCTAGATGAACTTAGAACAAGAATGTTACCTGATCCAAAAGTTGtatcaaagaaagataaTCTGGATTTAGGTACtgcaacagcaacagccGCTGCagtattatcaaatatgaAATCATCACCATTTAGATTTCAAGATAGACCATATAGTCATTCATCAAACAATAATGCTTATAGCAGTAGACCACATTCTTCATCCTTTTCAAACAATGGCAGAGGATTGACAAACccattgaattcaattcaacAATTACAGTCACAAGTAAAAGCtcatcaaaatcaacaatGGCCTCcattatcaaatgataataacaatatcaaCCATCTTcaagatgataatgaaactGATAATGAAAACGCTTTTTCAACcgaagatgaaattgaatccGATGATAATGGTCCAATCCCTCCAACATTTAACAACTTGAATGTCCCTATTACATCTCAAGTTACATGGaataaaaatggtaaaagaattaatagAAGAGTATCAGCCCCAGAACaactaataaataaaaaattgaagaaaaataataaatctaataagaatgaaaacgtaataatttttccacCAGAAGTTGAAACAGCAACGATATCGggaaaattatcaatagGATCACCAtctacaacaacaacaacaacaacgaaAAAAGCCAAaaagaaacagaaaaaatCTAAAACTTCAACAAATGGTAATGTCTTATTAGAACTCATACCTTATAAACataaatcaaaagatactaaaaatgaaacaattcAAGATAAATCTTCAACCATAAAGCCTAAAAAGAAGGTTAAACTCAAGAAAGAAAGTCCAACTGCAGGGAAATCAGGTCAAAGGTCAAGATCAGGTTGTTGGATTTGTAGgttaagaaaaaagaaatgtaCAGAGGAAAGACCCACTTGTCAAAATTGTGAAAGATTACAATTGACTTGTCActatgaagaaattaaacctgattttgtttatgatcctgaattgaaaaaattgaagatggaggaaattagaattaaaaCAAGAGAAGCCAAGAGAATTGCAATGAGGAAAAACGCTAATAGTGCAAAAGCAAAGAaagataaattgaaatcaagCTCAAGTCCTGTACtaaattttaaaagatacaatgaagataaaattaagaatgaaaatgaaaatcaaaacttacaacaacaaaaacaacagcaacaacatATACTAAATGCACCGTCTGAAGATAATcctaacaataataacgtTTTTGAGAAGAACGATTTCCACCCTCATTTCCCTATATTACGTGAGATTGtaaatagtaataataacaagaCAATAAACGCTGAAAACTCACTACAACTTCCCGCTTTTATAAAGAAAGAGATTTCAACATCATTTAATACAACGAAAGCAGCTATATCGCCTGATATTGTGAACGCAACCACTACTACAGAcactgataataatacgaATACTAGTCTCGAGACCAACGTAACAGATATCGGAGAGACTAattataatgaagaaaaaaaaactggtcagaaaaataatgattaa